A genomic region of Phragmites australis chromosome 2, lpPhrAust1.1, whole genome shotgun sequence contains the following coding sequences:
- the LOC133906706 gene encoding amino-acid permease BAT1 homolog isoform X2: protein MTWNKSPADGGAGAAASAVDGSDTGLARLRELGYKQELKRDLSVLSNFAFSFSIISVLTGITTLYNTGLNFGGPATMTFGWFVAGAFTMTVGLSMAEICSSFPTSGGLYYWSARLSGNRWAPFASWITGWFNIVGQWAVTTSVDYSLAQLIQVIILLGTGGKNGGGYLASKYVVIAFHAAILLSHGVINSLSITWLSFFGQFAAAWNMLGVFVLMIAVPTVATERASAKFVFTHFNTDNGAGIHSNFYVFVLGLLMSQYTLTGYDASAHMTEETKNADKNGPIGIISAIGISIIVGWGYILGITFSVKDIPYLLSPDNDAGGYAIAEVFYLAFKSRYGSGVGGIICLGIVAVAIYFCGMSSVTSNSRMAYAFSRDGAMPFSSVWHKVNKQEVPINAVWLSAFIALCMALPSLGSLVAFQAMVSIATIGLYISYALPILFRVTLARKHFVPGPYNLGRYGVLVGCVAVLWVATITVLFSLPVTYPVTKDTLNYTPVAVGGLFFLVLSSWVLSARHWFKGPVTNLDG from the exons GGTGCTGTCCAACTtcgccttctccttctccatcATCTCGGTCCTGACGGGGATCACCACGCTCTACAACACCGGCCTCAACTTCGGCGGCCCGGCCACCATGACCTTCGGCTGGTTCGTCGCCGGCGCCTTCACCATGACCGTCGGCCTCTCCATGGCCGAGATCTGCTCCTCCTTCCCCACCTCCGGCGGGCTCTACTACTGGAGCGCCCGCCTCTCCGGCAATCGGTGGGCGCCCTTCGCCTCATGGATCACCGGATG GTTCAACATTGTTGGGCAG TGGGCGGTCACCACCAGCGTGGACTACTCCCTCGCGCAGCTGATCCAGGTGATCATCCTGCTCGGCACCGGCGGGAAGAACGGCGGCGGGTACCTGGCGTCCAAGTACGTCGTGATCGCCTTCCACGCCGCGATCCTGCTCAGCCACGGCGTCATCAACAGCCTCTCCATCACCTGGTTGTCTTTCTTCGGCCAATTCGCTGCCGCTTGGAATATGTTAG GTGTCTTTGTCCTGATGATTGCTGTACCGACCGTTGCTACCGAGAGGGCCAGCGCCAAGTTTGTGTTCACCCATTTCAACACCGACAACGGCGCTGGAATCCACAGCAACTTCTACGTGTTTGTTCTGGGGCTCCTGATGAGCCAGTACACACTGACAGGATACGACGCTTCTGCGCATATG ACTGAAGAAACGAAAAACGCAGACAAGAACGGCCCGATCGGTATAATCAGTGCCATCGGCATATCGATAATCGTAGGCTGGGGCTACATCCTTGGCATCACGTTCTCAGTGAAGGACATACCCTACCTGCTGAGCCCTGACAATGACGCTGGAGGGTACGCGATTGCTGAGGTATTCTACCTCGCCTTCAAAAGCCGGTACGGGAGCGGCGTTGGTGGCATCATCTGCCTGGGGATCGTCGCCGTCGCCATATACTTCTGCGGCATGAGCTCAGTGACAAGCAACTCGAG GATGGCGTATGCGTTCTCGAGAGATGGCGCGATGCCGTTCTCGTCCGTTTGGCACAAGGTGAACAAGCAAGAAGTGCCGATCAACGCGGTCTGGCTCTCGGCTTTCATCGCCCTCTGCATGGCTTTGCCG TCTCTGGGAAGCCTGGTGGCGTTTCAGGCGATGGTGTCGATCGCGACGATCGGGCTGTACATCTCGTACGCGCTGCCGATCCTGTTCCGGGTGACGCTGGCGCGGAAGCACTTCGTGCCGGGCCCCTACAACCTGGGGCGGTACGGCGTGCTGGTGGGCTGCGTCGCCGTGCTCTGGGTGGCCACCATCACCGTGCTCTTCTCGCTGCCGGTCACGTACCCAGTGACCAAGGACACTCTCAACTACACCCCGGTCGCCGTCGGCGGGCTCTTCTTCCTCGTGCTCTCGTCGTGGGTCCTCAGCGCCAGGCACTGGTTCAAGGGCCCCGTCACGAATTTGGACGGATGA
- the LOC133906706 gene encoding amino-acid permease BAT1 homolog isoform X3, protein MTWNKSPADGGAGAAASAVDGSDTGLARLRELGYKQELKRDLSVLSNFAFSFSIISVLTGITTLYNTGLNFGGPATMTFGWFVAGAFTMTVGLSMAEICSSFPTSGGLYYWSARLSGNRFNIVGQWAVTTSVDYSLAQLIQVIILLGTGGKNGGGYLASKYVVIAFHAAILLSHGVINSLSITWLSFFGQFAAAWNMLGVFVLMIAVPTVATERASAKFVFTHFNTDNGAGIHSNFYVFVLGLLMSQYTLTGYDASAHMTEETKNADKNGPIGIISAIGISIIVGWGYILGITFSVKDIPYLLSPDNDAGGYAIAEVFYLAFKSRYGSGVGGIICLGIVAVAIYFCGMSSVTSNSRMAYAFSRDGAMPFSSVWHKVNKQEVPINAVWLSAFIALCMALPSLGSLVAFQAMVSIATIGLYISYALPILFRVTLARKHFVPGPYNLGRYGVLVGCVAVLWVATITVLFSLPVTYPVTKDTLNYTPVAVGGLFFLVLSSWVLSARHWFKGPVTNLDG, encoded by the exons GGTGCTGTCCAACTtcgccttctccttctccatcATCTCGGTCCTGACGGGGATCACCACGCTCTACAACACCGGCCTCAACTTCGGCGGCCCGGCCACCATGACCTTCGGCTGGTTCGTCGCCGGCGCCTTCACCATGACCGTCGGCCTCTCCATGGCCGAGATCTGCTCCTCCTTCCCCACCTCCGGCGGGCTCTACTACTGGAGCGCCCGCCTCTCCGGCAATCG GTTCAACATTGTTGGGCAG TGGGCGGTCACCACCAGCGTGGACTACTCCCTCGCGCAGCTGATCCAGGTGATCATCCTGCTCGGCACCGGCGGGAAGAACGGCGGCGGGTACCTGGCGTCCAAGTACGTCGTGATCGCCTTCCACGCCGCGATCCTGCTCAGCCACGGCGTCATCAACAGCCTCTCCATCACCTGGTTGTCTTTCTTCGGCCAATTCGCTGCCGCTTGGAATATGTTAG GTGTCTTTGTCCTGATGATTGCTGTACCGACCGTTGCTACCGAGAGGGCCAGCGCCAAGTTTGTGTTCACCCATTTCAACACCGACAACGGCGCTGGAATCCACAGCAACTTCTACGTGTTTGTTCTGGGGCTCCTGATGAGCCAGTACACACTGACAGGATACGACGCTTCTGCGCATATG ACTGAAGAAACGAAAAACGCAGACAAGAACGGCCCGATCGGTATAATCAGTGCCATCGGCATATCGATAATCGTAGGCTGGGGCTACATCCTTGGCATCACGTTCTCAGTGAAGGACATACCCTACCTGCTGAGCCCTGACAATGACGCTGGAGGGTACGCGATTGCTGAGGTATTCTACCTCGCCTTCAAAAGCCGGTACGGGAGCGGCGTTGGTGGCATCATCTGCCTGGGGATCGTCGCCGTCGCCATATACTTCTGCGGCATGAGCTCAGTGACAAGCAACTCGAG GATGGCGTATGCGTTCTCGAGAGATGGCGCGATGCCGTTCTCGTCCGTTTGGCACAAGGTGAACAAGCAAGAAGTGCCGATCAACGCGGTCTGGCTCTCGGCTTTCATCGCCCTCTGCATGGCTTTGCCG TCTCTGGGAAGCCTGGTGGCGTTTCAGGCGATGGTGTCGATCGCGACGATCGGGCTGTACATCTCGTACGCGCTGCCGATCCTGTTCCGGGTGACGCTGGCGCGGAAGCACTTCGTGCCGGGCCCCTACAACCTGGGGCGGTACGGCGTGCTGGTGGGCTGCGTCGCCGTGCTCTGGGTGGCCACCATCACCGTGCTCTTCTCGCTGCCGGTCACGTACCCAGTGACCAAGGACACTCTCAACTACACCCCGGTCGCCGTCGGCGGGCTCTTCTTCCTCGTGCTCTCGTCGTGGGTCCTCAGCGCCAGGCACTGGTTCAAGGGCCCCGTCACGAATTTGGACGGATGA